The proteins below are encoded in one region of Anaerolineales bacterium:
- a CDS encoding cytochrome b N-terminal domain-containing protein, with translation LNWVNGVFLLVLTLAFGFTGYLLPWDQTAFWASTVGTEIAGAEPIVGNLALVFLRGGWDITAVTLTRFYALHILVLPAAIILFLVAHFLMIRRQGIARPL, from the coding sequence CTGAACTGGGTGAACGGCGTGTTCCTGCTGGTGCTTACCCTCGCCTTCGGCTTCACCGGCTATTTGCTGCCGTGGGACCAGACGGCATTCTGGGCCAGCACCGTTGGCACCGAAATCGCCGGCGCCGAACCGATCGTGGGCAACCTGGCCCTGGTCTTCCTGCGCGGCGGCTGGGACATCACGGCGGTCACCCTCACCCGTTTCTACGCCCTGCACATCTTGGTCCTGCCAGCCGCCATCATCCTGTTCCTGGTCGCTCACTTCTTGATGATCCGGCGCCAGGGCATCGCCCGTCCTCTGTAG
- a CDS encoding Rieske (2Fe-2S) protein, whose protein sequence is MRSEGSGVPRRNVMRLLGGLLGALGATVLFGPVIAYFWPAKLEEIPSEPVAVGAPDLVPPGGSMTVRFGRYPALIINAPDGMRAYSAVCTHFACLVKWNPESGMIECPCHAGFFDVADGSVISGPPPEGLMPLDVFVKDNILYVGSEA, encoded by the coding sequence ATGAGATCTGAGGGCTCCGGCGTTCCCCGCCGCAACGTCATGCGCCTTCTGGGAGGCCTGCTCGGCGCCCTGGGGGCGACGGTCCTGTTCGGGCCGGTGATCGCCTACTTCTGGCCGGCCAAGTTGGAGGAGATCCCTTCAGAACCTGTGGCCGTCGGCGCCCCGGACCTGGTGCCTCCCGGCGGTTCGATGACGGTTCGCTTTGGCCGCTACCCGGCGCTGATCATCAACGCACCAGACGGGATGCGCGCCTACTCTGCAGTCTGCACCCACTTCGCCTGCCTGGTGAAATGGAACCCCGAATCCGGGATGATCGAGTGTCCATGTCATGCCGGGTTCTTCGATGTCGCCGATGGATCCGTCATCTCCGGTCCCCCGCCCGAGGGGCTCATGCCACTGGATGTCTTCGTCAAGGACAATATCTTGTACGTCGGGAGTGAGGCGTGA